In a single window of the Fusarium falciforme chromosome 3, complete sequence genome:
- a CDS encoding Carrier domain-containing protein produces MPSTCPQTPIPIAIVGMSCRLPGGADSPSKVWDLLSNDRTAWQDVPPDRWNWESFHHPYSDSQEGHNQRGGHFIQQDIGAWDAKFFGVSPNEAKAIDPQQRILLETSYEALENAGIPLESIRGSDTAVYVATFSQDWETMMMKDTHNLAKYHVTGTHKAIVANRISYLFDLKGPSLSLDTACSGGLVALHQACQGLRNRESKIALVGGTNLILSPEFMFGMSFLNMLNDDGKSYSFDERGSGYGRGEGVATLVLKRLDDALQDGDPIRAVIRNTGVNQDGKTNGITYPSAESQEMLTRAVYHQVGLDPKETAYVEAHGTGTIAGDKIELGAIQKVFCPNKNSELYVGSVKANMGHLECTSGLAAVIKTALILEKGYIPSVPSLVNLKKSLRDIDKYGIKIPQQLQPWPSSAIRRASVQNFGFGGTNAHVILEALDASPRTNGVSHANGVNHMEKRVGSPRLFVFSAKSKDCLRSNLSELQKWVSSRQETLDLGDLAYTLASRRSLMTWRASYVASSVEDLASSLERLPLTRSSRHPPIVFLFTGQGAQWFAMGRELLQAASPSIFRDSIFKSDKILKSLGLSWSLVEELQRDKASSQIDESEFAQPASTAIQVALVDLLKHLGILPEAVVGHSSGEIAAAYAAAALTQEEALTVSFCRSQIASWCHEMIPTRGAMLAAGLGESSILPYIQQVPYSRGIVSVACINSPVSTTLTGDKEAVEDLQKLLEKASVFNRLLKVDTAYHSHHMRAVAPRYLDALGEVRGTTLSSTGVRFFSSVTTMEKTFGFGSEYWVKNLVSQVRFSEALESLCRCLRQENSGIMNPVFIEIGPHAGLKGPFGQTLKALNLANFDYEYTSALVRLQDARQSVLSAVGKLFELGYPLNVDTANSLGSPKLPAKVISDLPTYCWDHSAKYWHESRLSKEYRLRQHPYHDLLGLRVISGNSIDPTWRQILSVDRQPWLADHVIDGFKIFPGSGYVCMAIQAAWQLAEDSKKTDKISHIRLQNVRFIKALVIPDSPETVEVQIILRRGPSTWREFVVAALSAEGQWSEHCRGSVTAEYGSQENEVEGTREADIASDIRAQWVQNARESCKTEVDHDTIYSNLERNGNVYGPTFADIVHLNLGDHEAVATVRVPDVQSHMPGQFMQRHLIHPTTLDAITHVFLPLQAIYHKSGSVMPTSIGDIIISPTIPNQAGRELEVVVGLLATGAKIAVLEKGETDLRAEPVVIMSNLETVVIGEGQKSPDEDHERNTVLHIDWETDADFFSGPSLRPTTPPGKAAIDHHVVLARGAALHIRSCITNISRDDEGFDPSSLTGYRKHLFKWMQDYNSSQASKMLLADVSMISAIEILSSLPKLGVEGDLLSTIGPNLISIVNGEMNPLPLLLEKGRLDQVQENIETGRKLGVHVNQYLSSYAIKRPRMKVLEIGSSTGYHTGDILKAFEGRNIQSYDMTDVSLSLLQQLKFSFAQHEGVNFKALDINQDPFDQGFGPDSYDVVIVNNVLRIANSLDGAVKNARKLLVPGGALVLLGMRDPSPTYGLIFGMMESMWSSQHSDQLPLPSPAEWEHVLSANGFSGLEPATKTFGRVGQSCYCAISTALASTTRKRMPVNIITNTEGKLLNFAGQFSSILATNGMASSISGLTQHKVVSESLYVVLDEGSDPLLANTSSARFSELKTLVLKAKSVLWVSMRADGANSASGADMNMVTGFTRVARKENESLKLVSLVVKQDSPANLEILRVMLRIMDISFHQQRSPTCELEYEYSDGKVHVPRVRAAANYQRWIQSKTDETTTDATPFFSPERPLRMEIATPGLPRSIRFTDDEPRGILGPFDVEVEAKAYGVNPTDVDTALGHVSEQVKATAVSEWAGIITAVGTGLREQWKVGDRVFGLGGTAPFASNPSIPNSTLMRKIPFSMAFSEAASLLTAFVTACHSLTNVAKLEAGQSILIHAADEPTGQAAIMMSQMMGVEIFATVKDSAGRTLIKDEFHIAESHIFSNQFSTFREGVIRQTAGKGVDVILNSLGGSIFEASWACLADFGTYVDIGYGDSPLTMTTTDKNAGFVSLNLGLLVHRRPQVIGEVLDKVMELFSSGHLSLVSPIIKMPMSDIEDAFRLHSKTQGKIVLEADDGALVKATVPRPAPLRLSSDATYVIAGGLGNLGLKICPLLASHGAKHIVALSRSGATRHSGHREALEKELEALGAKLYLPACDITDGGKVQEVAKWCADNLPPVRGVIQSATVFQDGTLENMDAQLFNAAVRPKRIGTLNLHSAFDGDNLDFFVMVSSAAAILGTKGQAHYNSGNSFEEGFARQQLAAGSRTHFTTIMPALIGGSDADTTGPERRQMLFRQGATIVEFDEVISMIEYAVGTQAPRDGYSQLIVGIDPNAIPNDGTYNYPFFTDILQTKDVTSTEDKTQQAPATLSQKLAAANTLQETHDVVSEAVTTKIRELIAIGPDDMRLDVPLPDLGIDSLVAIEIKNWIGREFEAPLQTSQVLDATSIITLADTILQKSKRIGKNKMDDTSKAVSDIPSTNGSTPHGTASNGTATSGPTTNGSSSVEKSNKSQELVQVNSRPKHGFGCCSASEELPILPLLDLDTVLDLYFGAIKHLLTPPELEHMVTLLQRLSEPGGMGRKLHARLMGRFNDPTIDNWLFKPYLETIFTGRNYPVSPFSTFAGSDTLSKFPHRQAERAAIISLAALEFKQKLEGGRLEPTVIGGRPQCMYLHGWLFNSFREALPGIDEMRKMPSENYIAVLRRGRLFKVNLTDDQGRHVPFAKLESNFQAILDKVNDDSWVGILTADERDSWAEMRQAFKNLSPDNKRYLDMVEGAAFVVSLDDGTPTTPFERMRCWQLNDGFNRWFDKGLKFVVCSNGMSGSVVEHSMIDGMTVRELYDATSSAILNYRRDGPDTLDSRNGVDEINLEEYTCQSSPIIDERIAHVRARYLQETSIIGFTTWECVNFGQEYLQLHKVPAKGIFETMVQLASKYFLGENHPCWSAISMGHAHKGRPEIIQTYTAELKAFCDAADNSSIGAQKRQALLFAAARSHVANVNRVQQGKGYERTMSAMQTVLKDDEQMPEIYNDPTYISMRPHWLMTGSTDLGGSGGGEFGMVLRYPDSVWVQYVVDAASAKFSIVTGRDRTERFCECMEKAARLIHELLEVE; encoded by the exons ATGCCTTCTACTTGTCCACAAACCCCTATCCCCATTGCCATTGTTGGCATGAGCTGCAGACTACCTGGAGGTGCAGACAGCCCCTCAAAGGTCTGGGACCTCCTATCCAACGACCGAACAGCCTGGCAAGATGTACCCCCAGATCGCTGGAACTGGGAGTCCTTTCACCACCCTTACTCAGATTCCCAAGAGGGCCACAACCAACGTGGTGGTCACTTTATCCAACAAGACATCGGCGCCTGGGACGCCAAGTTCTTTGGGGTCTCCCCCAACGAAGCAAAGGCCATTGACCCACAGCAGCGTATACTCCTTGAGACTTCATACGAGGCTCTCGAGAATGCTGGTATTCCGCTTGAGAGTATCCGTGGATCTGACACGGCTGTCTACGTAGCGACGTTCAGCCAAGACTgggagacgatgatgatgaaggacaCACACAACCTGGCCAAGTATCACGTAACAGGAACTCACAAGGCCATCGTGGCCAACCGCATTTCATACCTCTTTGATCTCAAGGGGCCCTCACTTTCCTTGGATACAGCGTGCTCTGGAGGTCTGGTAGCACTTCACCAGGCTTGCCAGGGTCTTCGAAATCGAGAGTCGAAAATTGCACTTGTTGGTGGAACTAATCTCATTCTGTCACCGGAGTTTATGTTTGGAATGAGTTTTCTCAA TATGCTTAATGATGACGGCAAGAGCTACTCGTTTGATGAGCGTGGCTCTGGTtatggaagaggagaaggcgtCGCTACTCTTGTCCTCAAGCGTCTTGATGACGCTCTCCAAGATGGTGACCCCATCCGTGCCGTGATCCGCAACACGGGTGTCAACCAGGATGGCAAGACAAACGGCATTACATACCCAAGCGCAGAATCTCAAGAGATGCTCACAAGGGCAGTCTACCATCAAGTTGGTCTCGATCCCAAAGAGACGGCCTACGTCGAAGCTCACGGCACGGGAACGATTGCTGGGGACAAGATTGAACTTGGCGCCATTCAAAAGGTGTTTTGTCCCAATAAGAACTCTGAGCTCTATGTTGGCAGCGTCAAAGCGAACATGGGACATCTTGAGTGTACCAGTGGACTTGCCGCAGTCATCAAGACTGCCTTGATCCTTGAGAAAGGGTATATACCTTCTGTGCCGAGCTTGGTCAACCTGAAGAAGAGCTTACGGGATATTGACAAGTATGGAATCAAG ATACCCCAGCAGCTGCAACCGTGGCCATCAAGTGCCATCCGCAGAGCTTCCGTTCAAAACTTTGGTTTTGGCGGAACAAACGCTCACGTTATCCTCGAGGCCTTGGACGCCTCTCCTCGGACCAATGGGGTGTCTCATGCCAACGGCGTCAACCATATGGAGAAGCGCGTGGGGTCCCCTCGACTGTTTGTCTTTTCTGCCAAGTCAAAAGATTGTCTGCGTTCGAACCTCAGCGAGCTCCAGAAGTGGGTTAGCTCACGTCAAGAGACACTCgatcttggtgatcttgCCTACACGCTTGCGAGTCGGAGAAGTCTGATGACTTGGAGAGCCAGTTATGTTGCCTCTTCGGTCGAGGACTTGGCTTCGTCTCTGGAGCGCCTGCCATTGACGAGATCTTCGAGACACCCACCCATCGTCTTTCTATTTActggtcaaggagctcaatgGTTTGCCATGGGTCGCGAGCTCTTGCAGGCAGCCAGCCCATCAATCTTTCGAGACTCGATTTTCAAGTCTGACAAGATCTTGAAGTCACTCGGGCTCAGCTGGAGCCTGGTTGAGGAGCTTCAAAGAGACAAGGCCTCCTCACAGATCGACGAGAGCGAGTTTGCACAACCAGCCAGCACGGCAATCCAAGTTGCCCTTGTCGATCTTTTGAAGCATCTTGGCATCCTACCTGAGGCTGTTGTCGGTCACTCAAGTGGGGAGATTGCAGCAGCCTATGCGGCTGCGGCTTTAACCCAGGAAGAAGCTTTGACTGTCTCGTTCTGTCGAAGCCAGATTGCTTCCTGGTGTCATGAGATGATTCCCACGCGAGGTGCCATGCTTGCGGCTGGACTAGGTGAATCTTCCATCTTGCCTTACATCCAACAGGTTCCTTACTCG CGTGGAATCGTGTCTGTTGCATGCATCAATAGTCCAGTTAGCACAACCTTGACTGGCGACAAGGAGGCAGTTGAGGACCTGCAAAAGTTGCTAGAAAAGGCCTCTGTTTTCAACAGGCTTCTCAAGGTTGACACAGCTTATCATAGCCACCACATGAGGGCGGTGGCTCCCAGATATCTCGACGCACTTGGTGAAG TTCGCGGAACCACTCTGTCATCGACTGGAGTccgcttcttttcttccgTCACCACTATGGAAAAGACGTTCGGGTTTGGGTCCGAATACTGGGTCAAGAACCTCGTGTCGCAAGTTCGATTTAGTGAAGCCCTTGAAAGTCTCTGTCGTTGCCTCCGCCAGGAGAACTCGGGCATCATGAATCCCGTCTTCATTGAGATTGGTCCTCATGCAGGTCTCAAGGGCCCGTTCGGACAGACCCTCAAAGCTCTGAATTTGGCCAACTTTGACTACGAGTACACGTCAGCGCTGGTTCGTCTTCAAGATGCCCGTCAGTCCGTTCTTTCTGCGGTCGGAAAGCTGTTTGAACTGGGCTACCCCCTGAATGTCGATACTGCCAACTCTCTCGGGTCGCCAAAACTCCCCGCCAAAGTCATTTCAGATTTGCCTACTTACTGCTGGGATCATTCAGCCAAGTACTGGCATGAATCTCGACTCAGCAAGGAGTATCGCCTGCGTCAGCATCCCTATCATGACCTTTTGGGCTTGCGAGTAATCAGCGGCAACTCGATTGATCCCACTTGGCGACAGATTCTCAGCGTTGATCGCCAGCCATGGCTCGCTGACCACGTTATCGACGGCTTCAAGATCTTTCCGGGATCAGGCTATGTCTGCATGGCCATTCAAGCAGCATGGCAGCTGGCTGAGGACAGCAAGAAAACCGACAAGATCAGTCACATCAGACTGCAAAATGTCCGCTTCATCAAGGCCCTGGTGATCCCGGATAGCCCGGAGACTGTTGAAGTCCAAATCATTCTTCGCCGAGGTCCCTCAACCTGGCGTGAGTTTGTCGTTGCGGCACTTTCCGCAGAGGGACAGTGGTCTGAGCACTGCCGAGGTTCAGTCACGGCTGAGTACGGCTCCCAAGAAAACGAAGTAGAGGGCACTCGAGAGGCGGACATCGCTTCAGATATACGGGCCCAGTGGGTGCAAAACGCTCGCGAGTCTTGCAAGACAGAGGTCGATCATGACACCATCTACTCCAATCTCGAGCGAAACGGAAATGTCTACGGTCCAACATTTGCTGACATTGTCCATTTGAACCTCGGAGATCATGAAGCGGTCGCAACGGTCCGTGTCCCGGATGTCCAAAGTCACATGCCTGGTCAGTTCATGCAGCGTCACCTCATTCATCCAACCACTTTGGACGCAATCACGCATGTATTTCTTCCCCTCCAAGCCATCTATCACAAGTCAGGATCTGTCATGCCCACTTCCATCGGAGACATCATTATTTCACCGACTATTCCAAACCAAGCTGGACGAGAACTCGAGGTCGTGGTTGGCTTGCTTGCCACTGGAGCCAAGATTGCCGTCCTTGAAAAGGGCGAGACAGATCTACGGGCGGAGCCAGTTGTGATCATGTCTAACCTGGAGACTGTGGTGATCGGAGAGGGGCAAAAGTCGCCTGATGAGGATCATGAGCGAAATACTGTTCTTCACATCGACTGGGAGACAGACGCCGACTTCTTCTCTGGACCATCACTGAGACCGACGACACCACCTGGAAAGGCAGCTATCGATCACCATGTCGTCCTGGCGCGAGGTGCAGCTTTGCACATCAGATCGTGCATCACCAACATTTCCCGAGATGATGAGGGATTTGACCCATCATCCCTGACGGGCTACCGAAAGCATCTCTTCAAGTGGATGCAGGATTACAACTCGTCACAAGCGAGCAAGATGCTACTAGCGGACGTCTCCATGATCTCGGCTATCGAGATTCTCTCGTCGCTCCCGAAGCTTGGTGTGGAGGGAGATCTCCTCTCCACAATCGGCCCGAATTTGATCTCCATCGTCAACGGAGAAATGAATCCTCTGCCACTACTCCTCGAAAAGGGCAGACTCGATCAAGTTCAAGAAAACATCGAGACGGGACGAAAGCTCGGAGTCCACGTCAATCAGTATCTTTCGTCTTACGCGATTAAAAGGCCTCGCATGAAGGTTTTGGAAATTGGATCAAGCACCGGTTACCACACTGGCGATATTCTCAAGGCGTTCGAGGGGCGAAACATACAGTCTTATGACATGACCGATGTGTCGCTTTCGCTTTTGCAACAACTCAAGTTTTCCTTTGCTCAACATGAGGGCGTCAACTTCAAGGCTCTCGACATCAACCAGGATCCATTTGACCAAGGATTTGGACCCGACTCTTACGACGTAGTGATTGTCAACAACGTGCTGCGCATCGCCAACTCACTTGATGGGGCGGTCAAGAATGCACGCAAGCTTTTGGTCCCGGGCGGCGCTCTTGTTCTCCTCGGGATGAGGGACCCATCGCCAACATACGGACTCATTTTTGGTATGATGGAGAGCATGTGGTCAA GCCAACATTCTGACCAACTGCCACTTCCTTCACCAGCCGAGTGGGAGCATGTCCTTTCAGCCAACGGCTTCAGTGGTCTTGAGCCGGCGACAAAGACGTTTGGTAGGGTTGGCCAGTCCTGTTACTGTGCCATCTCAACTGCTCTAGCTTCTACAACCCGCAAAAGAATGCCagtcaacatcatcaccaacactgAAGGCAAGCTTCTGAACTTTGCCGGCCAGTTCTCGTCAATCTTGGCTACAAACGGCATGGCCTCGTCCATTTCAGGCCTCACCCAACACAAAGTTGTCTCAGAGTCTTTGTATGTCGTTCTTGACGAGGGATCCGATCCACTCTTGGCAAACACGTCGTCAGCAAGGTTCTCGGAGCTGAAGACGCTTgtgctcaaggccaagtctGTTCTCTGGGTCAGCATGAGAGCAGACGGTGCAAACTCTGCCTCAGGAGCTGATATGAACATGGTGACTGGCTTTACGCGCGTGGCACGCAAAGAAAATGAATCGCTGAAGCTGGTTTCACTCGTCGTGAAGCAAGACTCTCCTGCGAACTTGGAGATTTTGCGTGTCATGCTTCGCATCATGGACATTTCTTTTCACCAGCAGAGAAGCCCTACTTGTGAGCTGGAGTACGAGTACAGTGATGGCAAAGTGCACGTTCCCCGAGTTAGAGCAGCGGCAAACTATCAGCGTTGGATTCAAAGCAAGACAGACGAGACCACGACAGATGCCACACCATTTTTCTCACCAGAGAGACCTCTGAGGATGGAGATCGCAACACCTGGGCTGCCGAGAAGCATTCGGTTCACCGATGATGAGCCTCGTGGCATCTTGGGCCCATTCGACGTTGAGGTCGAAGCCAAAGCTTATGGGGTGAACCCAACGGACGTGGACACAGCTCTCGGCCATGTCAGCGAGCAAGTCAAAGCAACAGCAGTCTCAGAGTGGGCCGGTATAATCACAGCTGTTGGAACTGGCCTTCGTGAGCAATGGAAGGTCGGAGACAGAGTGTTTGGTCTCGGAGGCACGGCTCCATTCGCGAGTAATCCGAGCATCCCAAACTCGACTCTTATGCGCAAGATTCCATTCTCGATGGCCTTTTCTGAAGCTGCTTCGCTCTTGACAGCGTTTGTGACGGCTTGCCATTCGTTAACTAACGTCGCaaagctcgaggctggtcAGAGTATCCTGATCCACGCTGCGGACGAACCAACTGGTCAAGCTGCCATCATGATGTCACAGATGATGGGCGTGGAGATCTTCGCCACGGTCAAAGACTCTGCGGGGAGGACATTGATCAAAGACGAATTCCACATCGCAGAAAGTCACATCTTCTCGAACCAATTCTCGACCTTCAGAGAAGGAGTGATTCGCCAGACAGCCGGAAAGGGCGTGGACGTAATCCTCAACTCCCTTGGAGGCTCCATATTCGAAGCCAGTTGGGCATGCCTCGCGGATTTTGGAACCTATGTCGATATTGGATACGGTGATAGCCCTTTGACAATGACTACGACTGACAAGAATGCTGGTTTTGTGTCACTCAACTTGGGGCTCCTGGTCCATCGTCGACCACAAGTCATTGGAGAGGTCTTGGACAAGGTCATGGAGCTTTTTAGCAGTGGTCATCTGAGTCTTGTTTCTCCGATCATCAAGATGCCCATGTCGGACATTGAAGACGCTTTCCGACTGCACTCTAAGACCCAGGGCAAGATTGTCTTGGAGGCTGATGACGGAGCTCTAGTCAAGGCTACAGTTCCTCGACCGGCACCTTTGAGGCTTTCGTCAGACGCGACTTATGTGATTGCTGGCGGTCTGGGAAACCTCGGGTTGAAGATCTGCCCTCTGCTGGCATCTCACGGCGCAAAACACATTGTGGCCTTGAGCAGGAGTGGCGCAACGAGGCACTCAGGGCACAGAGAAGCTCTGGAGAAAGAGCTTGAAGCTCTTGGTGCCAAGCTTTACCTCCCAGCGTGCGACATCACTGATGGCGGCAAGGTCCAGGAAGTGGCCAAGTGGTGTGCGGACAACCTGCCTCCTGTCAGGGGTGTCATTCAGTCAGCCACTGTGTTCCAG GATGGTACATTGGAGAACATGGATGCCCAGCTATTCAACGCAGCAGTTCGTCCAAAGCGGATCGGTACTCTCAACCTGCATTCAGCCTTTGACGGCGATAACCTCGACTTTTTCGTCATGGTGTCCTCAGCCGCAGCGATCTTAGGAACCAAAGGACAAGCCCACTACAACTCGGGCAACTCGTTCGAAGAAGGCTTTGCGAGACAGCAGCTTGCAGCTGGATCCAGGACGCACTTTACAACAATCATGCCGGCGCTGATTGGCGGTTCGGACGCTGATACGACTGGTCCAGAGCGGAGACAGATGCTCTTTAGACAGGGAGCTACTATTGTGGAGTTTGACGAGGTCATCTCCATGATTGAGTATGCGGTTGGCACGCAGGCTCCTCGTGATGGGTATTCGCAGTTGATTGTCGGCATTGATCCCAATGCGATTCCCAACGACGGCACATACAATTACCCATTCTTCACCGATATCCTTCAGACCAAAGACGTCACGTCGACTGAGGATAAAACACAACAAGCACCCGCAACTCTCAGCCAGAAGCTCGCAGCTGCCAACACTCTCCAGGAGACTCATGACGTGGTCTCTGAAGCCGTAACGACAAAGATCCGGGAACTCATCGCCATTGGCCCGGATGACATGAGGTTGGACGTACCTCTTCCTGATCTAGGCATCGACTCGCTTGTTGCGATTGAGATCAAGAATTGGATCGGTAGAGAATTTGAAGCACCGTTGCAGACGTCTCAGGTTTTGGATGCTACAAGCATCATTACCCTGGCTGACACAATCTTACAAAAGTCCAAACGCATCGGCAAGAACAAGATGGATGATACCAGCAAGGCAGTCAGCGATATTCCAAGCACCAACGGCTCAACCCCCCATGGTACCGCCAGCAATGGCACAGCCACCAGCGGACCGACCACTAACGGGTCAAGCTCAGTTGAGAAGTCGAACAAGAGCCAAGAGTTGGTGCAAGTAAACAGTCGTCCCAAGCACGGCTTTGGCTGTTGTTCCGCATCCGAGGAACTGCCCATCCTGCCTCTGCTCGATCTTGACACGGTTCTCGATCTATACTTCGGAGCCATCAAGCATCTTCTGACCCCACCGGAGCTCGAGCACATGGTTACTTTGCTGCAGAGGCTCAGTGAGCCTGGTGGCATGGGCAGAAAGCTCCACGCCAGACTCATGGGCCGCTTTAATGACCCAACCATCGACAACTGGCTCTTCAAGCCATACCTGGAGACCATATTTACAGGCCGCAACTATCCTGTGTCGCCATTCAGTACCTTTGCCGGCAGCGATACACTCAGCAAGTTCCCCCACCGACAAGCAGAGAGGGCGGCCATCATCTCTCTCGCAGCACTCGAGTTCAAGCAGAAGCTCGAGGGCGGCAGACTGGAGCCAACCGTCATTGGTGGTCGACCCCAATGCATGTACCTCCACGGGTGGCTGTTCAACTCTTTCAGGGAGGCTCTTCCGGGTATTGATGAGATGCGCAAGATGCCGTCTGAGAACTACATTGCGGTTCTTAGACGCGGTCGCTTGTTCAAGGTCAACCTGACAGATGATCAGGGACGGCACGTTCCATTTGCGAAATTGGAGTCTAACTTCCAAGCCATCTTGGATAAGGTGAATGATGATTCGTGGGTTGGCATTTTGACGGCAGATGAACGAGACTCGTGGGCTGAG ATGCGGCAAGCTTTCAAGAACCTGAGCCCGGACAACAAACGATATCTCGACATGGTTGAAGGTGCAGCATTTGTCGTCAGTCTCGATGACGGCACACCCACCACGCCCTTCGAGCGAATGAGGTGCTGGCAGCTCAACGATGGCTTCAATCGCTGGTTTGACAAGGGCCTCAAGTTCGTCGTCTGCTCCAACGGAATGTCAGGATCCGTCGTAGAACACAGCATGATCGACGGTATGACGGTACGAGAGTTGTACGACGCCACCAGCTCGGCCATTCTCAACTATCGACGGGACGGCCCGGACACGCTCGACTCACGGAACGGTGTGGATGAGATCAATCTGGAAGAGTACACTTGTCAATCTTCTCCGATCATTGATGAGCGTATCGCCCATGTTCGAGCCCGATATTTGCAAGAAACCTCCATCATAGGCTTCACGACCTGGGAATGCGTCAACTTTGGCCAAGAGTACCTACAGCTTCACAAAGTTCCTGCCAAGGGAATCTTTGAGACAATGGTCCAGCTGGCATCCAAGTACTTCCTGGGTGAAAACCATCCTTGCTGGAGTGCCATCTCCATGGGCCACGCCCACAAGGGCCGTCCCGAAATCATCCAGACATACACGGCCGAGCTCAAAGCCTTTTGTGATGCGGCCGACAATTCTTCCATTGGAGCTCAGAAGAGACAGGCTTTGCTGTTCGCCGCTGCTAGAAGCCACGTCGCCAATGTCAACCGCGTGCAACAAGGCAAAGGCTACGAGCGAACCATGTCAGCCATGCAAACTGTTCTCAAGGATGATGAGCAGATGCCTGAGATCTACAACGATCCGACGTACATCAGCATGCGACCTCACTGGCTGATGACGGGATCGACTGATCTTGGAGGTTCTGGAGGTGGTGAGTTTGGCATGGTCCTGCGGTATCCTGATTCGGTCTGGGTTCAGtatgttgttgatgctgcttCGGCCAAGTTTTCAATCGTTACTGGGAGGGATAGGACAGAGAGATTCTGTGAGTGCATGGAGAAGGCGGCCAGGCTGATCCACGAGCTGCTCGAGGTAGAGTGA
- a CDS encoding MFS domain-containing protein → MPAENRNSQQGNDNPPVETTMNADPGSGEKSSPPEDVEPALEPALLPDEGSEGSESDKYLHGMPLILMALSLMIGVLTVALDNSIISTAIPKMTSEFNSLSDVPWYGTIYLLAQMSFQPTFGKMYTFFNLKWIYLGAGVFFEVGSIICAAAPNSAAFILGRAVAGFGASGLYCGSMIIITQIVEMRKRPLFLGIISSMFGVASVIGPALGGVFTHSERLTWRFCFWINLPLGGLTGAIICFYYPSTLGGAVNKDRPLKQKLLGLGLKSAVVLTATLVCLFLALQWGGTVYTWRDSRVWGCLLGFGFLLILFSYIQVRQKEDALIPLRILSQRSVLLGCLFSCLLQGAMMTQAYHLPFYFQAVKGDDPQESGINILPHGVTVSIATLISGTCMTLSGYYVPFMWFGAALFTTGGGLLYTLSQTSSIGRWFGFQLMAGAGYGTTVQIPIFAIQVVLSTADIPLGTTMVIIAQSFGGAVGLAIAQNVFQNFLSQELNKIKGIDVAAVVAAGGVELEKVVPSSLLALVRDAFQVAIANAFLVAVGLGGVAFLASLGMERKRINKSKSS, encoded by the exons ATGCCAGCGGAGAATAGGAACTCTCAACA GGGTAATGACAACCCTCCCGTTGAAACAACAATGAATGCAGATCCAGGCTCAGGGGAAAAGTCGAGTCCCCCAGAAGACGTAGAACCTGCGCTTGAACCAGCACTCTTGCCAGATGAGGGATCTGAAGGCTCGGAGAGCGACAAGTATCTTCATGGAATGCCTCTGATTCTCATGGCTCTGTCTTTAATGATCGGTGTCTTGACAGTTGCCTTGGATAACAGCATTATCT CTACTGCTATCCCGAAAATGACAAGCGAGTTTAACAGTCTCAGCGACGTTC CTTGGTATGGCACCATTTATCTCCTCGCTCAGATGTCCTTCCAGCCGACCTTTGGGAAAATGTACACCTTTTTCAACCTGAAATGGATATATCTCGGTGCCGGTGTGTTTTTCGAAGTTGGCTCCATCATCTGTGCCGCTGCCCCAAACTCGGCAGCTTTTATCCTCGGCAGAGCCGTGGCTGGGTTTGGAGCTTCAGGTCTTTACTGCGGTTCCATGATTATCATAACACAAATTGTCGAGATGCGAAAACGGCCACTGTTTCTCGGTATTATCAGCAGCATGTTTGGTGTTGCTTCTGTCATTGGACCTGCACTTGGAGGCGTCTTTACTCATTCAGAGCGTCTCACATGGAGATTCTGCTTCTGGATCAATCTGC CACTCGGCGGCTTGACGGGGGCCATCATCTGCTTCTACTACCCGTCCACGCTTGGAGGAGCTGTCAACAAGGACCGTCCGTTGAAGCAAAAGCTTCTAGGTCTAGGCCTCAAGAGCGCCGTCGTCCTCACAGCAACCCTGGTGTGCTTATTCCTCGCTCTTCAATGGGGTGGCACTGTCTATACTTGGCGTGATTCTCGCGTCTGGGGCTGTCTCCTCGGGTTCGGATTCCTCTTGATCTTATTCAGTTATATCCAAGTCCGGCAAAAGGAAGA TGCCTTGATCCCTCTCCGTATTCTGTCTCAGCGATCTGTCTTGCTCGGCTGCCTCTTTTCCTGCTTGCTCCAAGGCGCAATGATGACACAAGCCTACCATCTGCCCTTCTACTTTCAAGCCGTCAAGGGCGACGACCCTCAAGAATCCGGTATCAATATTCTGCCTCACGGTGTCACGGTCTCCATTGCCACCTTGATCAGCGGTACCTGTATGACCCTTTCAGGCTACTACGTGCCCTTTATGTGGTTTGGTGCTGCTCTCTTCACCACTGGCGGCGGTCTCTTATACACACTATCTCAAACCAGTTCAATCGGACGCTGGTTCGGGTTTCAGCTCATGGCTGGAGCTGGATATGGAACAACAGTGCAGATTCCCATCTTCGCCATCCAAGTGGTGCTCAGTACCGCCGACATTCCTCTTGGAACAACCATGGTTATTATCGCTCAGAGTTTTGGAGGAGCAGTTGGCCTCGCTATTGCCCAGAACGTGTTCCAAAACTTTCTAAGTCAGGAGCTTAACAAGATCAAAGGTATCGACGTGGCAGCCGTAGTGGCAGCGGGTGGAGTGGAGCTTGAGAAGGTTGTTCCGAGCAGCTTACTTGCTCTCGTCAGGGACGCTTTCCAGGTGGCTATTGCCAATGCATTTCTCGTTGCTGTTGGGCTCGGAGGCGTTGCGTTCCTCGCCAGTCTTGGTATGGAGAGGAAACGAATCAACAAGTCTAAGAGTAGCTAA